The following proteins come from a genomic window of Gemmatimonadota bacterium:
- a CDS encoding tetratricopeptide repeat protein, which produces MSSFEAAEVDHLRPVPPILPGLNRALPDLESSLAEDSSARNVVKVAEANWMSGRLERAMELLEELVSGNADTISGRVLLGWCYDEAGRGEDRRRIHEEALALDPDNARLVSEPGSGRARCVAPSPSGRTEAEAEPEAALTEKELEDALPTPLYSGTLAGILERQGFDGKALEIYEAVVREYPDREDLRMRIQELRSRDTAEGEPS; this is translated from the coding sequence TTGAGTTCCTTCGAAGCCGCTGAGGTGGACCACTTGCGTCCCGTACCGCCCATTCTCCCGGGACTCAACCGGGCCTTGCCGGATCTTGAGTCTTCGCTTGCGGAGGATTCGTCGGCGAGAAATGTCGTCAAGGTGGCCGAGGCCAACTGGATGAGCGGTCGGCTGGAGCGGGCGATGGAACTGCTGGAAGAGCTGGTGAGCGGCAACGCGGACACCATCTCCGGGCGAGTTCTTCTCGGTTGGTGTTACGACGAGGCCGGGCGGGGAGAAGACCGCCGCCGCATCCATGAAGAAGCACTTGCGCTGGATCCGGACAACGCCCGGCTCGTGTCGGAGCCCGGTTCCGGTCGGGCCAGGTGCGTTGCCCCCTCGCCGAGCGGTCGAACCGAGGCGGAGGCGGAGCCCGAAGCGGCACTGACGGAGAAAGAGTTGGAAGACGCTCTGCCGACTCCGCTCTATTCCGGGACGCTCGCGGGGATACTGGAGCGACAGGGCTTTGACGGAAAGGCGCTGGAGATCTACGAAGCGGTGGTCCGGGAGTACCCGGATCGGGAAGATCTTCGGATGCGCATCCAGGAGCTGCGCTCCAGGGACACGGCGGAGGGAGAGCCCTCGTGA
- the accB gene encoding acetyl-CoA carboxylase biotin carboxyl carrier protein: protein MDEGRLKRLIRMVEESDIDELEVERPFGRVRITRRNAPAAPVQAASAPATVATVTAPVAEEVDAPPEANPDAGLLRIVAPMVGTYYEAPAPGAKAYVAPGDMVSVGQVVCIVEAMKLMNEIQSEVSGRVERICVENGQPVEFGQEIFLVSPA, encoded by the coding sequence ATGGATGAGGGCAGACTCAAGCGGTTGATCCGCATGGTCGAAGAAAGTGACATCGACGAACTGGAGGTCGAGAGACCCTTCGGGCGGGTCAGGATCACTCGCCGGAACGCTCCGGCTGCTCCGGTACAGGCGGCCTCCGCCCCTGCGACGGTGGCGACCGTGACCGCTCCCGTCGCCGAGGAGGTGGACGCTCCGCCGGAGGCGAATCCGGACGCCGGACTCCTTCGGATTGTGGCACCGATGGTGGGCACCTACTACGAAGCCCCCGCGCCGGGCGCGAAGGCGTATGTCGCGCCGGGTGACATGGTGTCCGTCGGGCAGGTGGTCTGCATTGTGGAGGCCATGAAACTGATGAACGAGATCCAGTCCGAGGTGTCCGGACGGGTCGAGCGAATCTGCGTGGAGAATGGACAACCGGTGGAGTTCGGACAGGAGATCTTCCTGGTTTCACCGGCCTGA
- a CDS encoding S1C family serine protease, with translation MRSRQPAARVALLAFAVSLAFVVKAGASQTAGAIPADWERRVFLVIGEREAPRVHLDAAMKSAEVLRVCRRVGCATYVGGGKYLLSTFSVVGAAQDVEILDHAGRMYYARVVGRDPLLDVVLLEVPEGLESVRDLPDVVTRTERTPGEPCLVMGNTQGRNFSAARGILGEPVAISAGGIPTRVVRVRASILPGDMGGAVIDAQGRLLGMVTGVAPAMHRGRILHPGLREGEKCVGFVLPAETCRRAWEDLREFGRVRRGYLGVLLPGEASGEGGACILRVVEGGPAHRAGLARGDVVIRFGDVEVGGPRDLCGLVCGSRPGVPMDIAFLRQGVEHFVTLELGEATRVPRVEAAPDSLAEEAARRRPMAAARVSPR, from the coding sequence TTGCGTTCTAGGCAGCCTGCGGCGCGGGTTGCGCTTCTGGCGTTTGCGGTGAGCCTCGCGTTCGTCGTGAAGGCGGGGGCAAGCCAGACCGCTGGCGCAATCCCCGCAGACTGGGAGCGACGGGTCTTCCTCGTGATCGGGGAGCGAGAGGCCCCCCGAGTCCACTTGGACGCAGCCATGAAGAGCGCGGAAGTGCTTCGCGTATGCCGTCGGGTCGGATGCGCGACCTATGTGGGTGGCGGAAAGTACCTGCTGTCGACCTTCTCGGTGGTGGGCGCGGCCCAGGATGTGGAGATTCTGGACCATGCGGGCCGAATGTACTACGCACGCGTGGTCGGTCGGGATCCGCTGCTGGATGTCGTCCTGCTGGAGGTTCCGGAGGGACTGGAGAGCGTCCGGGATCTTCCGGATGTCGTGACGCGCACAGAGCGCACGCCCGGCGAACCCTGCCTTGTGATGGGAAACACGCAGGGGCGCAACTTCTCTGCGGCTCGCGGCATTCTTGGAGAGCCGGTGGCCATCTCGGCGGGCGGAATCCCCACACGGGTGGTGCGCGTCCGGGCGTCCATTCTCCCGGGAGACATGGGAGGCGCGGTCATCGATGCGCAAGGGCGCCTGCTTGGAATGGTCACGGGCGTGGCGCCTGCGATGCACCGGGGGCGCATCCTGCATCCCGGCCTGCGCGAGGGAGAGAAGTGCGTGGGATTCGTATTGCCTGCCGAAACCTGCCGTCGTGCCTGGGAGGATCTGCGGGAGTTCGGACGAGTCCGCCGCGGCTACCTGGGCGTGTTGCTCCCCGGGGAGGCTTCGGGCGAGGGCGGTGCGTGCATCCTGCGGGTGGTGGAGGGCGGCCCCGCGCATCGGGCGGGGCTGGCTCGCGGAGATGTGGTGATCCGGTTCGGGGATGTGGAAGTGGGCGGCCCGCGCGACCTCTGCGGCCTCGTGTGCGGATCGCGTCCGGGGGTTCCGATGGACATCGCCTTCCTGCGCCAGGGCGTGGAACACTTCGTCACGCTGGAGTTGGGAGAGGCCACTCGCGTTCCCCGAGTCGAGGCCGCCCCGGACTCTCTTGCGGAAGAGGCGGCACGCCGTCGGCCCATGGCCGCCGCGCGCGTTTCGCCTCGTTGA
- the efp gene encoding elongation factor P has product MTTTNDFRNGMTVVMNGNLMIVVEFLHVKPGKGGAFVRSKLKNVRTGAVVEKTWRAGEKVEEIRLDRKALQFLYREGNLLHVMDQETFEQMALDVALLGESAQFLSENEIVTVLLRDGSAVTAEVPNFVELEVTETDPGVRGDTAQGGAKPAKLETGAVVNVPLFIEVGDRLKVDTRNRSYVERVKG; this is encoded by the coding sequence ATGACAACGACCAATGACTTTCGTAACGGTATGACGGTGGTGATGAACGGCAATCTCATGATTGTCGTGGAGTTCCTGCATGTGAAGCCCGGCAAGGGCGGCGCGTTCGTCCGCTCGAAACTCAAGAATGTGCGCACGGGTGCGGTCGTCGAAAAGACCTGGCGGGCGGGAGAGAAGGTCGAGGAGATTCGTCTGGACCGGAAGGCCCTGCAGTTTCTGTATCGCGAGGGGAACCTGCTCCATGTGATGGATCAGGAGACTTTTGAGCAGATGGCTCTGGATGTGGCTCTTCTGGGTGAGTCGGCGCAGTTTCTGAGCGAGAATGAGATTGTCACGGTGCTCCTGCGGGACGGAAGTGCGGTGACGGCGGAAGTTCCGAACTTCGTGGAACTCGAAGTCACCGAGACGGATCCCGGCGTGCGCGGTGACACCGCGCAGGGCGGCGCCAAACCGGCTAAGCTGGAGACCGGTGCGGTCGTGAATGTGCCTCTCTTCATCGAAGTGGGAGATCGCCTGAAAGTCGACACACGCAATCGGAGCTATGTGGAGAGAGTCAAGGGCTGA
- the aroB gene encoding 3-dehydroquinate synthase: MNESRRVAVPLGGRTYEVVIGHGECVAWLRGAVEAAGAGRVALVSDSAVHALHGEMLQDAIGGEAVLRVTLSSGESCKTLAEAERVCGELVDGGMDRGDLILGFGGGAATDLAGFVAGVLFRGMKHLLVPTTLLAQVDASVGGKTGVNLPGGKNLVGVFHQPGGVVCDTLFLETLPEREFRSGMAEVVKTAWLGDGELLDLLEANPPARAPHPGLEEIVERCIRVKAAVVARDERESGPREVLNFGHTLGHAIETEARGRLLHGEAVSLGLVAALYLSVETGRCASRDLDRMVSLLARLGLPVRDERLDSKAVVARTRVDKKRRGGRDRYQLTAGVQAVSVAENLPDGAAEAAVEFLRSR, from the coding sequence TTGAACGAGAGCCGGCGAGTGGCGGTACCTCTTGGCGGGCGAACCTATGAGGTAGTCATCGGGCACGGGGAGTGCGTGGCGTGGCTGCGCGGTGCGGTGGAGGCCGCCGGGGCGGGAAGAGTCGCGCTGGTGTCGGACTCGGCGGTGCATGCGCTTCACGGGGAGATGCTCCAGGACGCGATCGGGGGCGAAGCCGTCCTCCGCGTGACGCTGTCATCCGGGGAGTCGTGCAAGACGCTGGCCGAAGCGGAGCGCGTCTGCGGGGAACTGGTGGACGGTGGGATGGACCGCGGGGACTTGATCCTCGGTTTTGGAGGAGGCGCGGCAACGGATCTGGCGGGCTTTGTTGCGGGCGTTCTTTTCCGCGGGATGAAGCACCTGCTCGTGCCCACGACTCTCCTCGCGCAGGTGGACGCTTCGGTGGGCGGAAAGACCGGCGTCAATCTACCTGGCGGGAAGAACCTGGTGGGGGTGTTCCATCAGCCGGGAGGTGTGGTCTGCGACACCCTCTTTCTGGAGACACTCCCCGAGAGAGAGTTCCGATCCGGGATGGCGGAGGTCGTGAAGACAGCCTGGCTGGGCGACGGGGAGTTGCTGGATCTTCTGGAGGCGAATCCACCGGCGCGCGCGCCACATCCGGGGCTTGAGGAGATCGTCGAGCGCTGCATCCGGGTGAAGGCCGCCGTCGTGGCCCGCGATGAACGGGAATCCGGACCCCGGGAAGTCCTCAACTTCGGCCACACGCTGGGGCACGCGATTGAAACGGAGGCCCGGGGACGACTGCTGCATGGCGAGGCCGTGTCGCTGGGGCTGGTGGCAGCGCTCTATCTCTCGGTGGAAACGGGAAGATGCGCATCGCGGGACCTGGATCGGATGGTGTCACTTCTGGCACGGCTCGGGCTTCCGGTTCGCGATGAGAGACTGGATTCGAAGGCCGTCGTGGCCCGGACTCGTGTCGACAAGAAGCGCAGGGGCGGTAGAGATCGCTACCAGTTGACAGCGGGAGTGCAGGCCGTTAGCGTCGCTGAGAATCTCCCGGATGGGGCCGCTGAGGCGGCCGTTGAGTTCCTTCGAAGCCGCTGA
- the accC gene encoding acetyl-CoA carboxylase biotin carboxylase subunit has product MIRKILVANRGEIAVRIVRACRELDIATVAVHSEADQDALHVRLADEDVCIGPPSAQESYLNVPRILSAAEITDCDAIHPGYGFLAENARFAEICASCGLTFIGPSPEVMRALGDKALARETMAAAGVPVLPGSDGVLPDVEAALRAADEIGLPIILKASAGGGGRGMRRVYERDQVESAFVSASTESQAAFGNGDMYAEKLAVDPRHVEVQILGDTHGNVVHLYERECSIQRRHQKLIEEGPSPAVSEETRQRLCQAAADGGRKVGYAGAGTVEFLVDAEGGFYFMEMNARIQVEHPVTELITGRDLIKESILVAGGEPLSFTQDEVRVEGHAIECRVNAEDPARDFTPCPGHVEHLHLPGGPGIRVDTHMDSGADIPPYYDSLVAKVLAHGRDRAEAIARMKRALDEFSLEGVKTTVPLLAEILEEDAFVQGCYDTGFLDRRQSAE; this is encoded by the coding sequence ATGATTCGAAAGATCCTCGTGGCGAACCGGGGAGAGATTGCGGTCCGGATTGTCCGCGCTTGTCGTGAGCTCGACATTGCGACGGTGGCGGTGCATTCGGAAGCGGATCAGGACGCGCTCCATGTACGCCTTGCGGACGAAGATGTCTGCATCGGTCCGCCGTCTGCGCAGGAGAGCTATCTGAATGTCCCGCGCATCTTGAGTGCTGCGGAGATCACCGACTGTGACGCGATCCACCCGGGGTACGGGTTTCTTGCGGAGAACGCGCGTTTCGCGGAGATCTGTGCGTCCTGCGGACTTACATTTATCGGGCCCTCTCCCGAGGTCATGCGCGCCCTCGGAGACAAAGCACTCGCACGCGAGACGATGGCCGCTGCGGGTGTTCCGGTGCTCCCGGGTTCCGATGGGGTTCTTCCTGATGTGGAAGCCGCACTGCGTGCCGCCGACGAGATCGGCCTCCCGATCATCCTGAAGGCGTCGGCGGGTGGCGGCGGCCGAGGGATGCGTCGGGTATACGAGAGGGACCAGGTGGAGTCGGCGTTCGTGTCCGCTTCCACAGAGTCGCAGGCGGCTTTCGGGAACGGAGACATGTATGCGGAGAAGCTGGCCGTGGACCCGCGCCATGTAGAGGTGCAGATTCTCGGCGACACACACGGGAATGTCGTCCATCTGTATGAACGGGAGTGTTCCATTCAGCGTCGACACCAGAAGCTCATTGAAGAGGGCCCCAGCCCGGCAGTGAGTGAGGAGACTCGTCAGCGGTTGTGCCAGGCTGCTGCAGACGGTGGGCGCAAGGTGGGCTATGCAGGCGCCGGGACCGTCGAGTTCCTCGTGGATGCGGAGGGCGGGTTCTACTTCATGGAGATGAACGCGAGAATCCAGGTGGAGCATCCCGTGACGGAGCTGATCACGGGGCGGGATCTCATCAAGGAGAGCATCCTTGTGGCCGGAGGGGAACCGCTCTCGTTCACGCAGGATGAGGTGCGCGTGGAAGGGCACGCCATCGAGTGTCGCGTGAACGCGGAGGACCCGGCGAGGGACTTCACACCCTGTCCGGGACATGTAGAGCACCTGCACCTTCCCGGAGGCCCGGGAATCCGAGTGGATACTCACATGGACTCCGGCGCGGACATTCCGCCCTATTATGATTCACTGGTGGCCAAAGTGCTGGCTCATGGGAGAGACCGCGCCGAAGCCATCGCGCGGATGAAGCGTGCTCTGGATGAGTTCTCGCTGGAGGGAGTGAAGACGACCGTCCCTCTTTTGGCCGAGATTCTGGAGGAGGACGCTTTCGTGCAGGGATGCTACGATACCGGCTTCCTGGATCGGCGGCAGTCCGCAGAGTAG
- the aroQ gene encoding type II 3-dehydroquinate dehydratase — translation MTEQPRRRILVVHGANLELLGKREPSVYGSVTLAEIRTAMESGAARREVDLEWFSSNHEGEIVDALGGALGKVDGVVINPGGYTHTSVAIRDALLALSVPVVEVHISNIHAREDFRRESLISDVVTGTISGLGAGGACYALDALVDLLEGASLPTIAPGGRESR, via the coding sequence GTGACGGAGCAGCCCCGCCGACGCATCCTCGTCGTTCATGGCGCCAACCTGGAGTTGTTGGGAAAGCGCGAACCTTCCGTCTACGGTAGTGTGACCCTGGCTGAGATTCGAACGGCAATGGAGTCGGGAGCGGCGCGGCGCGAGGTCGACTTGGAGTGGTTCAGCTCCAATCATGAAGGTGAGATCGTGGATGCTCTGGGTGGAGCCTTGGGGAAGGTGGATGGGGTCGTGATCAATCCGGGGGGGTACACCCATACCTCGGTGGCCATTCGTGATGCGCTTCTCGCGCTGAGCGTCCCGGTCGTAGAGGTCCACATCAGCAACATCCATGCGCGAGAGGACTTCCGTCGTGAATCGCTGATCTCCGATGTGGTGACGGGCACGATATCCGGACTGGGCGCGGGTGGGGCCTGCTATGCCCTGGATGCGCTGGTGGACCTGCTGGAGGGGGCTTCGCTCCCCACGATCGCCCCGGGTGGGCGGGAGAGCCGATGA
- a CDS encoding DUF4837 family protein, which translates to MKVPLAMMLTTLCALTGCSDGKRIPAVGPGYEIIVFSTEKSRALGDRVARVLSREVLYLRREPLFQTVSESYADVSFYRTRKILFAVGTPEDEPLRALLRQAGGEPVPTAFPGLWIVTEPFSAGQILLVYSGEGAVLLSQLQEEEDAFVERVEEAACTLLHTNLFRAGATAGARRAMVERWGWGVRLASDWVVDDRYAEESFVRIWRDAPVCQMFVSWEEGRVDRTPQEWLARRSLLVDRFYEGDQVVEGRSVASHGKMPGAPDGVRLEGLWENDRYVIGGPFESWSFWCAEDDRTYLVDLCVYAPDRDKRPLMRTLEAVAQSFQCGCVPERVSRKGGSS; encoded by the coding sequence ATGAAGGTGCCTCTTGCGATGATGCTGACCACTCTCTGCGCCCTGACGGGGTGTTCGGACGGCAAGCGCATCCCCGCAGTCGGTCCGGGCTACGAGATCATCGTCTTCTCCACGGAGAAGAGTCGCGCGCTGGGTGATCGCGTCGCGCGGGTTCTCTCGCGTGAGGTTCTCTACCTTCGCCGGGAACCGCTCTTCCAGACCGTCTCCGAGAGCTACGCCGATGTCTCCTTCTACCGAACACGCAAGATTCTGTTCGCGGTGGGGACACCGGAGGACGAGCCTCTCCGCGCCCTCCTGCGACAGGCGGGCGGAGAACCCGTACCCACCGCCTTTCCGGGGCTTTGGATTGTGACGGAACCCTTCTCCGCCGGGCAGATTCTGTTGGTCTATTCGGGGGAGGGTGCGGTGCTTCTTTCGCAACTGCAGGAAGAAGAAGACGCATTCGTCGAGAGGGTCGAAGAGGCTGCCTGCACGCTCCTTCACACGAACCTTTTCCGGGCCGGCGCGACTGCGGGTGCAAGAAGGGCCATGGTGGAGCGGTGGGGGTGGGGGGTTCGCCTGGCATCGGACTGGGTCGTGGACGATCGGTATGCGGAAGAGTCCTTCGTGCGAATCTGGAGGGACGCGCCGGTGTGCCAGATGTTCGTGTCGTGGGAGGAGGGACGCGTGGATCGCACGCCTCAAGAGTGGCTGGCTCGAAGGAGCCTTCTGGTGGATCGTTTCTATGAGGGGGACCAGGTGGTCGAGGGACGGTCGGTCGCCAGTCATGGGAAGATGCCGGGCGCACCGGACGGAGTCCGCCTGGAGGGGCTGTGGGAGAACGACCGGTATGTGATCGGGGGGCCGTTCGAGAGCTGGTCGTTCTGGTGCGCGGAGGATGACCGAACCTACCTGGTGGACCTGTGTGTCTACGCGCCGGATCGCGACAAGCGACCCCTCATGCGAACGCTGGAAGCGGTCGCGCAGTCGTTCCAGTGTGGATGTGTGCCGGAGCGCGTGAGCCGGAAGGGAGGGTCCTCTTGA
- a CDS encoding type IV pilus twitching motility protein PilT — translation MELRKVLEEMMRRNASDLHIFAGFPPTFRIDGCLQPMDDAALTPEAMVELADCVLSVEQRAEFEETQEIDFGFGVPGLGRFRANVSRQRGTLAMVFRFVPFDVPTPEDLLLPDAIPGIARSSSGLVLVTGATGSGKSTTLASMIQVVNHERNAKIVTVEDPIEFLHSRGRGLVAQREVGTDTKSFAAALRHALRQDPDVIMVGEIRDRETMELAITAANTGHLVLSTLHTPDAARTIERVVSFFPTHQHREIRLLTASCLNAIVSLRLIPRSEGKGRVPAVEVMLCTPAIQEYIIDPEKTCAIRQAIREGCHQYGMQTFDQSLMRLLKEEVISYEDALAHATSPDEFALKARGIEGSSGGAWDMFESGPGEKIPS, via the coding sequence ATGGAACTCCGCAAAGTTCTGGAAGAGATGATGCGGCGCAATGCGTCGGACCTGCATATCTTTGCGGGATTCCCACCGACATTCAGAATCGACGGGTGCCTGCAGCCTATGGACGACGCGGCATTGACGCCGGAGGCCATGGTCGAACTGGCCGACTGCGTGCTGAGCGTCGAGCAGCGTGCTGAGTTTGAAGAGACTCAGGAGATCGACTTCGGGTTCGGCGTTCCAGGCCTCGGGCGGTTCCGCGCCAATGTCAGCAGGCAGCGCGGAACTCTGGCGATGGTCTTTCGATTTGTCCCGTTTGATGTTCCTACGCCGGAGGACTTGTTGCTTCCGGATGCGATTCCGGGCATTGCGCGAAGTTCGAGCGGATTGGTGCTGGTCACGGGCGCAACCGGTTCAGGGAAGTCGACGACGCTGGCGTCGATGATCCAGGTGGTGAATCATGAGCGCAACGCGAAGATCGTGACGGTGGAGGACCCCATCGAGTTTCTGCATTCGCGCGGGCGGGGGCTGGTCGCGCAGCGCGAGGTGGGGACCGACACGAAGTCCTTTGCGGCGGCGCTTCGGCACGCGCTCCGGCAGGACCCCGATGTCATCATGGTCGGGGAGATCCGGGATCGCGAGACGATGGAACTCGCGATCACTGCCGCCAACACGGGGCACCTCGTGCTCTCGACTCTCCATACGCCGGACGCAGCGCGAACAATCGAGCGGGTGGTCTCCTTCTTCCCGACGCATCAGCACCGCGAAATCCGCCTTCTCACGGCTTCCTGTCTGAACGCGATTGTCTCCCTGCGGCTGATTCCCCGATCGGAGGGGAAGGGAAGGGTTCCGGCAGTGGAAGTCATGCTATGCACGCCGGCGATTCAGGAGTATATCATCGACCCGGAAAAGACCTGCGCCATCCGGCAGGCTATTCGGGAGGGGTGTCACCAGTACGGGATGCAGACCTTTGACCAGTCGTTGATGCGGCTGCTCAAGGAGGAGGTGATCTCGTACGAGGACGCGCTGGCACATGCGACGAGTCCGGACGAGTTTGCTCTCAAGGCACGCGGCATTGAGGGTTCCTCGGGCGGAGCGTGGGACATGTTCGAAAGCGGTCCGGGAGAGAAGATCCCCTCCTGA
- a CDS encoding DNA translocase FtsK yields MGGKSRRRKRSGRPRLLAGLCLLVVALMLAVALVAYIQNGNWRVDSGELAREMGRINHFAASRAIALLGALGAWLLPLGAGAVGVRLLAGRSLPGVDGKFAAKVAGAVVLAATFIALPGESTEGVRGFLAGWVGTRTAWVLEEFFGRVGATILLVGASVVLVVVSGVRRIPGMEYLQRLGSVFATWTARVPSKSAGLWKSAALSVRSLFAQDSSKRLKARRGTITTPPEESGVCGGAVAGSEEEPGPGEREIPVVRPAPAKDPGSGPDLPTTDEQREGAPVEVLPSRGEPTPPRPAPAAESDRSADSELQSLAGSVITPEGMAPYAPPPLHFLAEDEENAEVGPDAGVFRERAGVLETTLRDFGIKGKVTQVFPGPVITRYEVEPAPGQKVSAIAGLSDDLALAMRASQIRIQAPIPGKGAVGIEIPNDVPVTVRLRPLLESKEFTESRSKLTIALGRTISGDPYCVPLDAMPHVLVAGATGSGKSVCINTIIMSIIYQAGPERVRFVMVDPKMLELQTYVGLPHLIPPVVTQAKEAVKILKWAVGEMQARYRMLAHVGVRGIGDYNSRQEQEGAPTLPFLVIVVDELADLMLSNVKGDIETSIARLAQMGRAVGIHLVLATQRPSVDVITGVIKANFPSRVAFQVPTGTDSRTILDGVGAERLLGKGDMLYLGVGMPDAVRVHGSFVSTEEAVDVVEWLKTHSPSVEEDAVEESPIAGGDDLFPMEREDDLFEEAARILVAHQQGSISLLQRRLKVGYARAARLVDMMEEAGIVGPFTGSKAREILVPTVEDLDKLLSARSQGSPGGVAGS; encoded by the coding sequence ATGGGTGGAAAGTCCCGAAGAAGAAAGCGCTCCGGAAGACCGCGTCTTCTCGCGGGGCTGTGCCTGCTGGTCGTCGCGCTGATGCTGGCCGTGGCCCTCGTCGCGTACATCCAGAATGGGAACTGGCGCGTCGATTCGGGAGAACTCGCGCGCGAGATGGGTCGGATCAACCACTTTGCGGCCTCGCGTGCCATCGCCTTGCTGGGCGCGCTGGGAGCGTGGTTGCTTCCGCTGGGCGCCGGGGCCGTGGGCGTTCGCCTCCTTGCGGGAAGATCGCTCCCCGGCGTGGACGGGAAGTTCGCGGCAAAAGTGGCGGGTGCGGTCGTGCTTGCAGCCACATTCATCGCGCTTCCCGGGGAGAGCACCGAGGGGGTTCGCGGGTTTCTCGCGGGCTGGGTGGGCACCCGCACTGCCTGGGTGCTGGAGGAGTTCTTCGGAAGGGTGGGTGCCACCATTCTTCTGGTGGGCGCGTCGGTGGTGCTTGTTGTGGTGTCGGGAGTACGCCGCATTCCCGGGATGGAATACTTGCAGCGTCTGGGGAGTGTCTTCGCGACATGGACCGCCCGGGTGCCTTCGAAGAGTGCGGGTTTGTGGAAGAGTGCAGCCTTGAGCGTACGGTCTCTGTTCGCGCAGGATAGTTCGAAAAGGCTGAAGGCCAGGCGCGGAACCATCACCACCCCACCGGAGGAGTCGGGAGTCTGCGGTGGAGCGGTCGCCGGGTCGGAAGAGGAACCGGGACCGGGTGAGCGGGAAATCCCCGTGGTGCGCCCCGCCCCGGCAAAGGACCCCGGCTCGGGGCCGGACTTGCCCACGACGGATGAACAGCGCGAAGGCGCACCGGTGGAAGTGCTTCCTTCACGGGGAGAGCCCACCCCGCCCAGGCCTGCGCCGGCAGCGGAGTCGGATCGTTCCGCGGATTCAGAACTGCAGTCTCTGGCAGGGTCGGTCATCACTCCGGAAGGCATGGCGCCATACGCCCCACCGCCTCTTCACTTTCTTGCGGAGGATGAAGAAAACGCGGAGGTCGGTCCGGACGCCGGGGTCTTCCGTGAACGGGCCGGTGTGCTGGAGACCACGCTTCGCGACTTCGGCATCAAGGGAAAGGTGACGCAGGTATTCCCCGGCCCCGTCATCACGCGTTACGAGGTGGAACCTGCTCCGGGGCAGAAAGTGTCCGCCATCGCGGGGCTTTCGGATGATCTCGCGCTGGCGATGCGGGCTTCACAGATCCGCATTCAGGCTCCCATTCCCGGGAAGGGTGCCGTGGGGATCGAGATCCCCAACGACGTACCCGTCACAGTGCGGCTTCGGCCGCTGCTGGAGTCGAAGGAGTTCACGGAGAGCCGTTCGAAGCTGACCATTGCGTTGGGCCGCACCATTTCCGGGGATCCGTATTGCGTGCCGCTGGATGCCATGCCGCATGTGCTGGTTGCGGGAGCGACCGGGTCCGGGAAGTCCGTCTGCATCAACACCATCATTATGTCCATCATCTATCAGGCGGGTCCGGAGCGGGTGCGGTTTGTGATGGTGGACCCGAAGATGCTGGAACTGCAGACCTATGTCGGCCTCCCGCACCTGATCCCGCCTGTCGTGACTCAGGCGAAGGAAGCCGTCAAGATCCTCAAGTGGGCTGTCGGAGAGATGCAGGCTCGCTATCGGATGCTTGCGCATGTAGGCGTGCGAGGGATTGGCGACTACAACTCCCGGCAGGAGCAGGAGGGTGCGCCCACGCTCCCCTTCCTGGTGATTGTGGTGGATGAACTTGCGGACCTCATGTTGTCGAATGTGAAGGGGGACATCGAGACTTCGATCGCGCGCCTTGCGCAAATGGGCCGGGCCGTAGGCATCCATCTCGTGCTCGCCACGCAGCGGCCCTCGGTGGATGTCATCACCGGCGTGATCAAGGCCAACTTCCCCTCGCGAGTTGCGTTCCAGGTTCCCACGGGTACCGATTCACGCACCATCCTGGACGGAGTGGGTGCGGAGCGGCTTCTGGGTAAGGGCGACATGCTCTACCTCGGAGTGGGAATGCCGGATGCTGTCCGGGTGCACGGGTCATTTGTCTCTACCGAAGAGGCGGTCGATGTCGTGGAGTGGTTGAAGACGCATTCCCCCAGCGTAGAGGAAGACGCTGTCGAGGAGAGTCCCATCGCCGGGGGGGACGACCTCTTCCCCATGGAAAGGGAAGACGATCTCTTCGAAGAAGCGGCGCGGATTCTGGTGGCTCATCAGCAGGGGTCGATTTCGCTTCTTCAGAGGCGGCTGAAGGTGGGCTATGCACGCGCTGCCCGTCTTGTGGACATGATGGAAGAGGCTGGCATCGTGGGGCCTTTCACGGGAAGCAAAGCGCGCGAGATTCTGGTTCCGACGGTGGAGGATCTGGACAAACTCCTGAGCGCCAGGTCGCAGGGCTCCCCGGGCGGCGTTGCCGGATCATGA